Proteins co-encoded in one Thermodesulfovibrionales bacterium genomic window:
- a CDS encoding potassium channel protein, whose amino-acid sequence MNRLRKQFVFSLVLIVIVILSGTIGYMGIERWTVFDSLYMTVTTITTVGYGEVHPLSDMGRLFTLVLIVFGVSTILYTFNNAARIVIEGEIQEIFGRKKLEKKIKGLRNHYIVCGYGRMGKVICKELKEKEANFVVVEKEQIAPDTSGGDVLFIRGDATRDEVLKEAGIERATGLISVLSTDAENLYVVLSARVLNPALSIVARAGEEGSEEKLLRAGADRVVSPYYIGGLRIAHSVLKPAVVDFIEFATRSGNIDLQMEEIFVQEGSKIAGSTLDECGIGRELGIIIVAIKRSDGEMLFNPTFRTSIKSGDVLIALGERSKLRVLEDMAGRL is encoded by the coding sequence ATGAATCGTTTGAGGAAACAGTTTGTCTTTTCCCTCGTCCTTATCGTGATCGTCATCCTGAGCGGGACAATCGGCTATATGGGAATAGAAAGGTGGACGGTATTCGATTCCCTCTATATGACCGTTACCACGATAACAACCGTTGGTTACGGTGAAGTCCACCCCCTTTCGGACATGGGGAGGCTCTTCACCCTGGTTCTCATCGTCTTTGGCGTCAGCACAATACTTTACACCTTCAATAATGCGGCGAGAATCGTGATTGAAGGGGAGATACAGGAGATTTTCGGGAGGAAGAAATTGGAAAAAAAGATCAAGGGATTACGGAACCACTATATTGTCTGTGGCTATGGCAGGATGGGAAAGGTTATCTGTAAGGAACTGAAGGAGAAGGAGGCAAATTTTGTTGTTGTAGAGAAGGAACAGATCGCCCCCGATACCTCTGGCGGTGACGTGCTTTTCATCCGGGGAGATGCGACGAGGGATGAGGTGTTGAAAGAGGCCGGTATTGAAAGGGCTACCGGTCTTATATCGGTCCTCTCGACTGACGCGGAGAATCTTTATGTCGTACTGAGTGCCCGGGTACTGAATCCGGCACTGAGTATCGTTGCGCGTGCCGGCGAAGAAGGCTCTGAAGAGAAACTCCTCAGGGCAGGCGCGGATCGAGTCGTCTCTCCCTATTACATCGGGGGATTGAGAATTGCCCACAGTGTGCTGAAACCCGCAGTGGTCGACTTCATCGAGTTTGCGACAAGGTCGGGAAATATCGATCTCCAGATGGAGGAGATTTTCGTTCAAGAGGGGTCGAAAATAGCGGGGTCGACCCTCGATGAATGCGGCATAGGGAGGGAGCTCGGTATCATTATCGTTGCCATAAAGAGGAGCGATGGCGAGATGCTCTTCAACCCCACCTTCAGGACGTCAATCAAGTCAGGCGACGTTCTTATCGCATTGGGGGAACGCTCCAAGTTGAGGGTGCTGGAAGATATGGCGGGGAGACTCTGA
- a CDS encoding Mut7-C RNAse domain-containing protein has translation MKDRQGVYFVADAMLGRLARWLRLLGFDTLYDSRMPDGDLLRIALREGRVLLTRDSHFEKMKALENLFMVHSDNTLEQLIEVLGAFGSSGCSLDIPGRCSRCNGALDRVVEKGEVRDSVPEYVFLLRNDFLRCRACGHIYWEGTHLKRFRMMIDGILKKPEAGKVR, from the coding sequence ATGAAAGATCGGCAGGGTGTGTATTTCGTAGCGGACGCAATGCTCGGTCGTCTTGCGCGGTGGCTGAGGCTTCTCGGTTTTGACACACTCTATGATTCTCGCATGCCCGACGGTGACCTGCTCAGGATAGCACTGAGAGAGGGGAGGGTTCTCCTCACAAGGGACAGTCATTTCGAGAAGATGAAAGCCTTGGAAAACCTTTTCATGGTTCACTCTGACAATACTCTCGAGCAGCTCATCGAGGTGCTTGGGGCATTCGGTTCCTCGGGTTGTTCTCTCGATATCCCCGGCCGCTGTTCGAGATGCAACGGAGCCCTCGATAGGGTGGTTGAAAAGGGTGAAGTGAGAGATAGCGTGCCCGAGTATGTCTTCTTACTCCGGAATGACTTCCTGAGATGCCGTGCCTGCGGCCACATCTACTGGGAAGGGACGCATCTGAAGAGATTCAGGATGATGATTGATGGAATACTGAAGAAACCCGAGGCAGGGAAGGTGCGTTGA